The sequence ATTTGCGCTATTGTTCCAAAGTTTAATACATATCTCAAAGGAACAATCACGTGaagagctctctctctctcttcacaTTAACTTGGTTTTCATTTCACTAAcgtttataaaccaagtttgtgttgtttagagttgattattacaggatcacctattcacccccccccccctctaggtgctctcagttctaCCCTCCTGCACCGTATAACCAGAATGTTGGTGTAGTCCTTGGTGTAGGTTGTGGCGTAGCCTGATACGTTGTCGTGCGTAGGGGTGTATGAGTGGTGTCATCCTGTCTCCTCCGTCTGTCCCTCCATGCCTCAGTAACACACGAGGAACAGTAAGGGTCATAATGAAGGGCGCCCAAGCGGTGTATTGAGTGTCAATGGTCTTGCCTCAGTAACGCGCGGGTAACAGTGTATCTCACATGTTGCAGACTAGGCGCGCCACACCCTTTTAGTGTGAGGGATACGTCGTCTTCAACTGGCGTGGGCAAGCACGCATCCTGCTCACACCTAATGCTGGCGAGCCCCATGTCTAAGGCTTTACATCACGTCAGACCTCCGCCCGACCATGGAGCTGGATTGGGGACGTGTGGCGATGTGATACCCCTAGACCATATCTGACTAGGGGTCCGGAACATGCTTGAGGGGGTTCGGACCGTATCCATAGTGGTCCAGACACGTGGCGGTATCGGACCTCACTTGTCTTGAGGTCCGGATGGCACACACCTGGATCGGAACTGATCTTATAGCCAAATAGTATGTTTACTCCTGGGTCATGGAACCCTTCTGAACCCCCTCTCCGCGGGGATCCAAACCTATGGTCGAGATTGCTGATTACTCTGGGGCTTGTAGTGACCGTAGGCCAACTTGGGGCACGAGCTCACCTGCCCGCGCCCACGCATGGTGGGCCCCAACCGTGAGTTGGGCTGGCCACTCGGTAGTCTTGTGGCTATGGGTAGTCATAGTGGTTTCGTCTTGACCTAGAAGGAGTGAGTACCATATTTAGACTACCGATAACATATATTATAtattgttattgtgacatttataatATAAATTTTGATGTATTTAGGATGTACGTAAGCATACTGATCACATAGAAAATATTTAGAATCGTATAAATCTAATAAGATAAATattaaataataatataaaaataagCTCACTGATGTCTCAATATACATACAATACATACTGACAGTAATCATAAACATAATATTATCGGTTTACATATTCAATCGATAATATTTTGGTTTTTGCATTACTTCTGAGATTGCTTTCTTAAAGAGCTCAAGTTAATGTGCCGAGGGATTAATATTTTACGAGGGCTAATAAGAACTTTTTAGAAGCCTAATCGATGGCGCGCCCGACGACGGACACGAATGCCGTCCGATGAGACATCGCGCGGTAATAAACTAATTAACCGGCCAAGCATGGATCGGACGGAAGTAGCACTTGACTGGCAGTCTGACACTGCCCCCATGCCATGCATGCGTGCCGCGTGCGGGTCCAAGGCCACATGGCCACGTAAGACTGACAGGTCACCACAAACTCTCTGTTTGGCAACTGGGGGTCCGGTCCTTGTCCTTCCATCGATGAGTGCACGACGCCTCTGCCTGTCCCAGGCAGCACAACAAGACACTCGTAGAACGGACGTGCCTTTGCCTGTAGGCTGTAGCCCCACATTGGACAAAAGATATCTCCCACATTAATTAATGTTAATGATGGCATGATCGGACAGAGAAGAACGTACTGTAAGTCTGTACTCCTCGGCCGCCACTCATAATAGTACAAGCTTATTGCCCTTAACTAATGTATATCTTACACAAACACAAGCAAAGCAAACCGAGCTATTAACGAACGAGAAACACCCAACGCCGTGGAGGTGTGGAGGCGCCTAGTATTATACTAGTAGCGGGTGTGGTATCTGGCCTGGGCCTGGGCCTGGATCTTGGGTCCCCTCACCGTGTTAGTACCCAGGCCCGACCTTATTGACGAGCGCGAGCGCGTTGCTGGTGACCTGCGCGACCTCGACGACCTTGCCCCGGATGGCGGCGCGCGTGCCGGCGTCGACGGCGCGGGACGAGAGGCCGTCGAGGCAGGTGTCCTCGTCGGTGAGCGCGGCGCTGCACCAGGTCTGCACGTTGCTGAGGTGCCACCTGAACGCCggcgtccccgcgcggcccatcCCGGCGCCGCCCATCTCCTGCGCCGCGTCGCGGAGGTGGCCCACGCTGTCCGCCAGATTGTCCAGGCAGTCTCGCACGGGACCTGCCGACGccgaccccgaccccgaccccgaccccTTCTTCGCGCCTTTGCCGTTGCTGGCGCCGCACAGGCGGCCCACGTACGCCGACGCGGCGCGCGCGCGGTCCGCGCTCACCGACAGCGCGGCGCGCGCCAGCTCCCGCGGGCTCCGCGGCGGCGGCGACCCGCCGTACGACGCCAGGCTCTGCTCGCACACCGACGGGTACTGCGTCGTGCGGCACGACTTGCGGACGAAGTCGCTGGCTGCCGGCGACGCGGCGGACACGAGCCCCGCTGCGGCGGCGGCGAGCAGCAGCAGGAGgggggcagcggcagcggcagcaacACTGCGCGGGCGAGCCATGATTGATTGTCTTGGTGAGCTGAGCTGAGCTGGTGCGGTGTGCGGGGTGTGTGTGCTGTGCTGTGCAGCAGGGCAGGCAGGTCACGGAGTCACAGTGGAGAGGGTGGTGGCTGCTTCGCTTGAATGATTGAATGCCTATTGTAATCACCCACCTAGCTGTGTCTGCTTATATAGGGAGATTTGGAATATGTGCAGTTTTCGGAGATGATTTTTTTAGAAAGCAAAAAAAAATCCGGAGGCAGGCAGTAGTGTATGCTATATTTCTCTCATTTTGCATTATTGCTTTTGGGCTTCGAACATCAACCATGCATTTGGTGATCTGATCTGATTTTATGTGAATGGAAACATTTCTAGAATGGTCCTCGTCTTGGGTCAGAATTAAATACGACGCCAACCAccaagctataacttcgtcacgtAAGAGAAATTAGTTAAATGTAGGAGCGACTCGTATATTTGTCAAATGATACCACCTAGGTTCACAAACTTTAAAAATATATTTCTAGATCTTGAACTTGTTGGTATCATCCACACCATTTTTAGAAGTTTAGGGGGTGTGTGGTACGCATGAAAGGAAAAAACCGTCGGGAAACTGACCCGGCCTAAAAACTGTTTCTATCATTTATTCTAAAATATATTTAAAAATTACTTTTTATAAAAATCAGGAAAATATAATAAAAGATTAAATATTTTTATGACACGTCTAATATTTGGTTTAGTTTTTGTTTAGTAATTTTTAATACTTTTGGTTAAAAAACAATAAAAATCGGTACAAAATACCAGTTTCTCGTCTAGAAATCAATCTTCAAAAACCATTTTATTTTAATTTGTGCATACAAACTGGTAAAAAATTAAAAACCGTCGAAAAAGACAAAAAATGGTTAAAATAGTGTTTATGAGGCGGTTCAACACCGCCGATTTTTAGCGGTAAACCAGTGATTTGAATTTTTTGAATTTCAAAAGGCAAACCAGTCGGTTGTAGTGGTTTTTAGCGGTTTTTTGGCGAAGAACCGAAATCGGCTAGGGGCAGTTTTTAAATTAAAATGGATTGGTAAGCATCGGTGGTACAACTTAACAAGTttaaaatataaaaaatatatttttaaagtCCGTGGACCTAATTGACATCCCTTGTATTAACAAATTAATTTACTAGTGGGAGATAGACGGAGAAAAGCCGATCTAACATCTTCATATATATAACTAGTGGGAGGGGGGTATTGTTTTTAAGCTATCCATCTTCATAGCGTGTAAAAGTAAGAGGTAAGCTCTTTTCAGTTTTCTACTAAAGTGAAAAAAAATAGATTTTGACCCAAAGCACCCCGTGAATTTTTAGCACTTTAGTTGTCTTCTGGCTTTTGCAAAGTAAAAAAAACAGGTTCAAAAATCCTATCAAAGGGATCCTTAATAGGGTTCATATATAAAAGTTGCATGGACATTAAATAAGTTCATACGGTGGAGTGTTAATAAAGAGAGATAATTAAGATAAAGTTTTCACACGAATGGAACAGGTTTTACGAAGACGAAATTTATCTGCGCCGTTTTCGACAAAAGAAGATTCCTAGAAAATAGCGACATAAAAATCTTTCCGTAAGACTGGCCTAATATGATGGACCATTTCTCCTTCGGTATGAAAATAATGCTGGCGGCACATTTCGCCGCTGCCCTGCGCCACCGGCCGGCACATGCACCTGCTTCCCCAACTGAATAGTTGTCATTTCCTTCTGAAAATTCATTTCCTAAATAGTTGTCATTATTCTTACTTCTGAGTACACATTTCTCTTCTTTTTAATTAATacatttttttatttttccaaCGCATCTTTTATTCTCTATTTTCCTCTATACCTCTATCCTTGTTTTTCCCCCTATGCATCATAGCACTTTTTGTACTCCTTCTGAAATTCTAATATACACacattgaagaaacaattgcgtGAATGGGTTGGAT is a genomic window of Zea mays cultivar B73 chromosome 5, Zm-B73-REFERENCE-NAM-5.0, whole genome shotgun sequence containing:
- the LOC100381320 gene encoding ripening-related protein precursor: MARPRSVAAAAAAPLLLLLAAAAAGLVSAASPAASDFVRKSCRTTQYPSVCEQSLASYGGSPPPRSPRELARAALSVSADRARAASAYVGRLCGASNGKGAKKGSGSGSGSASAGPVRDCLDNLADSVGHLRDAAQEMGGAGMGRAGTPAFRWHLSNVQTWCSAALTDEDTCLDGLSSRAVDAGTRAAIRGKVVEVAQVTSNALALVNKVGPGY